Proteins co-encoded in one Polyangiaceae bacterium genomic window:
- the dnaJ gene encoding molecular chaperone DnaJ: protein MSKRDYYEVLGVQKDAGDDEIRKAYKKLAVKFHPDRNPDNPEAEASFKEATEAYSVLSDGEKRAAYDRFGHAGLGGAGFDFQGAGIGDIFTHFQDLFSDFFGGAGGGGGRRRAARGQDIRVETRLTLEEAFVGCKKEVKVRGAAPCDTCKGSGAAEGSKAETCRHCGGAGQVATQRGFIMFSTTCPSCQGQGRIITNPCGDCKGQGQVLKERKVLVTFPAGVDSGVRLRVSGQGMPGPEGAPSGDLYVDVEVAPDERWERDGADLLVREVIAFSEAALGTELDVELPDQSKVQVEVPKGTQPGTVLTLRGKGIPRLDRRARGDLHIFVNVAVPKKLSRKAKKLLAELDAELAS, encoded by the coding sequence ATGAGCAAGCGCGACTACTACGAAGTGCTGGGTGTCCAAAAGGACGCCGGCGACGACGAAATCCGGAAGGCGTACAAAAAGCTCGCCGTCAAGTTCCACCCGGACCGCAACCCGGACAACCCGGAAGCCGAGGCATCGTTCAAGGAAGCGACCGAGGCCTACAGCGTGCTGTCCGACGGAGAGAAGCGCGCCGCCTACGATCGATTCGGGCACGCCGGGCTCGGCGGCGCCGGCTTCGACTTCCAAGGCGCGGGCATCGGCGACATCTTCACGCACTTCCAGGATCTGTTCTCCGACTTCTTCGGCGGGGCGGGCGGAGGCGGCGGACGCCGCCGAGCAGCGCGCGGCCAAGACATCCGCGTGGAGACTCGGTTGACCCTCGAAGAGGCCTTCGTTGGCTGCAAGAAGGAAGTCAAGGTCCGGGGCGCCGCGCCGTGCGACACCTGCAAGGGCAGCGGGGCAGCCGAGGGCAGCAAAGCCGAGACCTGCCGTCACTGCGGGGGTGCGGGCCAGGTCGCCACGCAGCGCGGCTTCATCATGTTCAGCACCACCTGTCCCTCCTGTCAGGGGCAAGGGCGCATCATCACGAATCCGTGCGGAGACTGTAAGGGTCAAGGGCAGGTGCTCAAGGAGCGCAAGGTGCTCGTCACCTTCCCAGCGGGTGTGGACTCCGGGGTCCGCCTGCGAGTTTCCGGCCAGGGCATGCCGGGCCCCGAGGGTGCGCCCTCTGGCGATCTGTACGTCGACGTCGAGGTGGCACCGGACGAGCGCTGGGAGCGAGACGGCGCGGACTTGTTGGTTCGCGAGGTGATCGCGTTCTCGGAGGCGGCCCTCGGCACGGAGCTCGACGTCGAGCTTCCGGACCAGAGCAAGGTTCAAGTGGAGGTCCCCAAGGGGACCCAGCCGGGCACCGTATTGACGTTGCGAGGCAAAGGCATTCCGCGCCTCGACCGCCGCGCCCGCGGGGATCTGCATATCTTCGTCAACGTAGCGGTACCAAAGAAGCTCTCACGCAAGGCGAAGAAGCTGCTCGCCGAGCTGGATGCCGAGCTAGCCAGCTGA
- a CDS encoding FliI/YscN family ATPase: MDIDALKASLASTSTLRPHGKVKAVTGLSLRASLPGGRVGDVVLVRRRGQPLEAEIVGFVEGEVVAMPLGSLDGVGPDDPVESLGTPLQVSVGPGMLGRVLDGLGRPLGEPLGGPLERVPVDRAPPAALERRAVDAGLATGVRAIDGLMTLGVGQRVGLFAGSGVGKSTLLGAIARGTSADVVVVALVGERGREVNEFLEQALGEAGLARSVVVIATSDAPALERLKAAQVATAIAEYFRDQGQSVMLLVDSVTRFARAQREVGLAAGEPPARRGYPPSVFAMLPRLLERSGQGVNGSITAIYTVLVEGGDMDEPIADEVRGILDGHIVMDRKIAARGHYPAIDVPGSLSRVMPQVVEAEHLSAAARVRSLLGAFEEKRDLIALGAYSKGSDALVDRAIAAQTELTQFLQQAPKDVFAFDECVRRLAQIAQRYR; this comes from the coding sequence GTGGACATCGATGCCCTGAAGGCCAGTCTGGCCAGCACTTCGACGTTGCGTCCGCACGGCAAAGTCAAAGCGGTCACGGGATTGTCCTTACGGGCCAGCCTGCCAGGTGGGCGAGTCGGCGATGTGGTGCTCGTTAGGCGGCGGGGACAGCCGCTCGAGGCGGAGATCGTCGGCTTCGTCGAGGGCGAAGTGGTCGCGATGCCTCTCGGTAGCTTGGACGGCGTCGGCCCCGACGACCCAGTGGAGAGTCTTGGCACGCCGCTGCAGGTGAGCGTCGGGCCGGGAATGCTCGGGCGGGTTCTCGACGGGCTGGGTCGCCCTTTGGGCGAGCCGCTTGGTGGTCCTTTGGAGCGGGTCCCTGTGGACCGAGCACCTCCGGCAGCGCTCGAGCGCCGTGCGGTGGACGCCGGCTTGGCCACTGGTGTTCGCGCCATCGACGGCTTGATGACTCTCGGTGTTGGCCAACGCGTGGGCCTGTTCGCGGGATCCGGTGTTGGCAAGAGCACCCTGCTTGGAGCGATCGCGCGCGGGACCTCAGCGGATGTGGTCGTGGTTGCCTTGGTGGGTGAACGCGGACGTGAGGTGAATGAGTTCTTGGAGCAGGCTCTCGGCGAAGCCGGATTGGCTCGCTCGGTGGTGGTGATCGCGACGAGTGACGCACCCGCGCTCGAGCGCTTGAAGGCGGCCCAGGTCGCCACCGCCATCGCCGAGTACTTCCGCGATCAGGGGCAGAGCGTGATGCTGTTGGTGGACTCCGTGACGCGCTTCGCTCGCGCACAACGCGAAGTGGGGCTTGCGGCGGGGGAACCCCCCGCGCGACGAGGCTATCCGCCGAGTGTCTTTGCGATGTTGCCGCGGTTGCTCGAACGTAGCGGGCAAGGAGTGAACGGGTCGATTACCGCCATCTACACCGTACTGGTTGAAGGTGGGGACATGGACGAGCCGATCGCGGATGAGGTTCGCGGCATCCTCGATGGCCACATCGTGATGGACCGCAAGATCGCGGCGCGGGGACACTACCCAGCGATCGACGTGCCCGGCTCGCTTTCGCGGGTCATGCCCCAGGTGGTCGAGGCGGAGCACCTCTCCGCGGCGGCGCGCGTGCGCAGCCTGCTGGGCGCGTTCGAGGAGAAGCGCGATTTGATCGCGCTGGGAGCGTACTCGAAGGGCAGCGACGCCTTGGTTGACCGCGCGATCGCAGCTCAGACCGAACTTACGCAGTTCCTCCAGCAGGCCCCGAAGGACGTGTTTGCGTTCGACGAATGCGTACGCCGCCTGGCTCAGATTGCCCAGCGCTACCGCTGA